In Phocoena phocoena chromosome 3, mPhoPho1.1, whole genome shotgun sequence, a single window of DNA contains:
- the CDKN2AIPNL gene encoding CDKN2AIP N-terminal-like protein encodes MVGGEAAAAVEELVSGVRQATDFAEQFRSYSESEKQWKARMEFILRHLPDYRDPPDGGGRLDQLLSLSMVWANHLFLGCSYNKDLLDKVMEMADGIEVEDLPQFTTRSELMKKHQS; translated from the exons ATGGTGGGTGGCGAGGCGGCTGCAGCCGTGGAGGAGCTGGTTTCTGGTGTGCGGCAGGCGACCGACTTCGCTGAGCAGTTCCGCTCCTACTCGGAGAGCGAGAAGCAATGGAAGGCCCGCATGGAATTCATCCTGCGCCACCTGCCCGATTACCGCGACCCGCCAGACGGCGGCGGCCGCCTGGACCAGCTGCTGTCCCTCTCCATGGTCTGGGCCAACCACCTCTTCCTGGGTTGCAG TTACAACAAAGACCTTTTAGACAAGGTGATGGAAATGGCTGATGGGATTGAAGTGGAAGACCTGCCACAATTTACTACCAGAAGTGAATTAATGAAAAAG cATCAAAGCTAA